The Numenius arquata chromosome 7, bNumArq3.hap1.1, whole genome shotgun sequence genome has a window encoding:
- the LOC141466554 gene encoding uncharacterized protein, with product MGLKTIWKDYKVLIVMGTSLGLVHWGWFYIKSSPIFQVKTEDIVPEPGIVAYVMQRDHKNKEK from the coding sequence ATGGGTCTTAAAACCATCTGGAAGGACTACAAAGTTCTGATTGTTATGGGAACTAGCCTTGGGCTGGTGCACTGGGGGTGGTTTTACATCAAGTCCAGTCCTATTTTCCAAGTGAAGACAGAGGACATTGTTCCAGAACCTGGGATTGTGGCATACGTGATGCAAAGGGatcacaaaaataaagaaaaatag
- the MKKS gene encoding molecular chaperone MKKS, whose translation MSHLEAKKPPLFVSEPLTKDTVSQSLSLLSGILKSCYGPAGRLKQLHNGVGGYVCTTSQSSAIFSRLSVSHPILRVLMASVQNHVSRFSDCGLFTAILCCSLIENFSSLNIASCTVIEISKHLLSLCMDYLKSEACGCRVSVDFSSLETLLCLVRSVLTSKPACMLNKQEVGHLATLILKAFMFTVPSHVETNAVLGKCIIVPVKGKRVVDSTVLPGLLIETPEIQLAKPLTVKRSCSNMIKIALFCVSMSGDLFSPEEGTITVHHGISLEMSELNQLLNVGKQLVNDEIGLVVCQKVIHPSLKQYLKENHIIAVDRAGLSLMEPLSRMTGSKPIASIHLLTPSCYGSLKDVRIESFASKHFVHVIPNDTVVCSLILCNRNETAWDELKRACETAEHVLQLTIKEPLALLGGGCTETHLASYIRHKSCSLSTSNFKDIDCSRTQYQLVADGFCRSLESVACSLNHDDGEILTDLVYGHCWFVPSGFPSVSSWSDIVSKCGCGINGNAENLSWRLLQGQCGSPVIQGCPKEPSVKVADFLTLDCFAAKCNGLQVALETANLILDLSYIIEDQN comes from the exons ATGTCTCATCTTGAAGCCAAAAAGCCTCCGTTATTTGTTAGCGAACCTTTAACTAAAGATACAGTTAGTCAGTCGCTGTCTCTGCTAAGTGGAATATTAAAATCTTGCTATGGTCCTGCTGGTAGACTCAAACAGCTCCATAATGGTGTGGGAGGCTATGTTTGTACAACTTCACAATCTTCAGCCATATTCAGTCGCCTTTCTGTCAGTCATCCTATATTAAGGGTTTTGATGGCCTCTGTACAGAACCATGTGTCACGCTTCAGTGATTGTGGCTTGTTTACTGCCATTCTTTGCTGTAGTTTGATTGAAAACTTTAGCAGCCTAAACATTGCATCTTGCACTGTCATTGAAATAAGCAAACATCTTTTGAGTTTATGTATGGACTACCTCAAATCTGAGGCCTGTGGTTGCCGGGTGTCTGTGGATTTTAGCAGTCTTGAGACTCTTCTTTGTTTGGTACGTAGTGTATTAACAAGCAAACCTGCTTGCATGCTTAACAAACAAGAAGTTGGTCATCTCGCCACACtcattttaaaggcttttatGTTTACTGTTCCATCTCATGTTGAGACTAATGCTGTTTTAGGGAAGTGTATAATAGTACCTGTGAAAGGTAAAAGAGTTGTGGATTCTACAGTTCTTCCTGGACTACTCATAGAAACACCAGAAATTCAATTGGCAAAGCCACTTACTGTCAAAAGAAGTTGTTCGAACATGATCAAGATAGCACTTTTCTGTGTGTCCATGTCAGGAGACCTCTTCAGCCCTGAAGAAGGAACTATAACAGTCCATCATGGAATTTCTCTAGAAATGTCAGAGCTGAATCAGTTGCTTAATGTAGGAAAGCAGCTGGTTAATGATGAGATTGGCCTTGTCGTGTGCCAGAAAGTTATCCATCCATCCTTGAAGCAGTATCTGAAAGAGAACCACATCATCGCTGTGGACAGAGCTGGGCTATCTCTGATGGAACCCCTGAGTCGGATGACAG GTTCAAAGCCTATAGCTTCCATACATTTGTTGACTCCCAGTTGTTACGGCAGTTTGAAAGATGTGCGCATTGAGAGTTTTGCTTCAAAACACTTTGTGCATGTAATTCCTAATGACACAGTTGTCTGCAGCTTGATACTctgtaacagaaatgaaacagcatGGGATGAATTGAAG CGTGCCTGTGAAACTGCAGAACATGTGCTACAGTTAACAATCAAGGAGCCTTTGGCATTGTTAGGAGGTGGCTGTACAGAAACTCACTTGGCTTCGTACATAAGACACAAG agTTGTAGTCTGTCCACCAGCAATTTTAAAGATATAGATTGTTCTCGGACACAATACCAATTGGTTGCTGATGGTTTTTGCCGTTCCCTGGAGTCTGTAGCTTGCTCCCTGAATCATGATGATGGAGAAATTCTTACAGACTTGGTTTATGGGCACTGTTGGTTTGTTCCATCAGGTTTTCCCTCTGTCTCTAGTTGGTCAGATATAGTTTCAAAATGTGGCTGTGGGATTAATGGTAATGCTGAGAATCTCAGCTGGAGGCTTTTGCAGGGCCAGTGTGGCTCTCCTGTGATACAGGGCTGCCCTAAAGAGCCCTCAGTAAAGGTTGCTGACTTTCTGACATTGGACTGTTTTGCTGCAAAGTGTAATGGTCTACAAGTAGCTCTGGAGACAGCCAATCTGATCTTGGATCTCTCATACATAATTGAAGATCAAAATTAG
- the LOC141466555 gene encoding uncharacterized protein, with protein sequence MRRTSWSRKNFLLLAGLSVIGVHFGSMLVNFVAKKSVRSHSEAKKEDRRE encoded by the coding sequence ATGAGGAGAACTAGCTGGAGTAGAAAGAACTTTCTGCTTCTGGCAGGACTGTCAGTCATAGGTGTCCATTTTGGAAGCATGCTCGTAAACTTTGTTGCAAAAAAGTCTGTTCGATCACATTCAGAAGCTAAAAAGGAAGATCGTCGTGAATGA